Below is a window of Shewanella khirikhana DNA.
ATGTTAACATGTCGGGCACAGCAAGGTAATAGCCGCCACCCCCGACAATGGTCGCCTGACGGCTCTATCGAGAGAGCAGATGAAAGGCGTATTAACCTTTGTTAATAGTGACGAACTTTGTTGTTACACCCGGGTCGGAAGGGTTATACAAGTGCCAACTGTCACTTTGAAACCGATCCCCGAATTGGAGCAATGACTAAGATGAAAGCAAAACTCTCTCTCGTATCCGCCGCTATTTTAGGTGCCACCCTGACCTTGGGCACCCTGCCTGCTTATGCCTCGCTGCCAATGGCGGTTGATGGCCAGCAGTTGCCGAGCCTGGCGCCCATGCTGGAAAAAACCACCCCTGCGGTGGTCTCGGTTGCAGTGTCCGGCACCCATGTATCCAAGCAGCGGGTTCCTGACGTGTTCCGCTATTTCTTTGGCCCCAACGCCCCCCAGGAGCAAGTGCGTGAACGTCCTTTCCGCGGCTTGGGTTCAGGGGTGATTATCGATGCCGACAAGGGCTATATCGTCACCAACAACCACGTGATTGATGGCGCCGATACCATTCAGATTGGTCTGCTCGATGGCCGTGAATTTGAAGCCAAACTGATTGGCAGCGACAGCGAGTCTGATATTGCGCTGCTGCAAATCAAGGCCGACAAGCTGACTGAGATTAAGTCGGCCGACTCAGATGCCATCCACGTGGGTGACTTCGCAGTGGCCATTGGTAACCCTTTCGGTCTGGGCCAAACCGTTACCTCGGGCATAGTGTCGGCACTGGGCCGCAGCGGCCTGGGTATCGAGATGCTGGAAAACTTTATTCAAACCGACGCCGCCATTAACAGCGGTAACTCAGGTGGTGCGCTGGTGAACCTGCGCGGTGAACTTATCGGTATCAACACCGCTATTGTCGCACCGGGCGGTGGCAACGTGGGGATTGGCTTCGCCATCCCGGCCAACATGATGCATTCGCTGGTTGACCAAATTATTGAACATGGCGAAGTGCGCCGCGGCGTGCTGGGTATTTCCGGCCGAGAGCTCGACAGCAAGCTTGCCGAAGGCTTTGGTCTGGATTCACAGCACGGCGCCTTCGTGAACGAAGTCATGCCAGACAGTGCCGCCGACGATGCAGGCATCAAGGCCGGTGACATCATCGTCAGCGTGAACGATCGCAAAATCAAAAGCTTCCAGGAACTGCGTGCCAAAATCGGTACCCTGGGTGCCGGTGCCAAGGTTGAGCTGGGCCTTATCCGCGACGGTAAAGAGAAAACCGTTAAGGTGACCCTGGGCGAAGCCTCAGAGCAAACCGCTGCCGCCGATGAGCTGCATCCTCAGCTGGCAGGAGCCAAGCTCGAGTCCAGCTCCAGCGGCGTGGAAATCACTGACATCGCTGAGGGCTCTCCAGCCGCACTGAGCGGCCTGCGTAAAGGCGACATCATCGTGGGCGTGAACCGCACTCCGGTGAAAGATCTCAAAGCACTGAAAGAGCAGCTCAAGGAGCAGGACGGTGCCGCCGCCCTGAAAGTCATGCGCGGCAAGAGCATGCGCTACCTGGTATTGCGTTAATTCAGGCCCCTCAATAAGCCCAGCCCAGTGCTGGGCTTATTGTTTTTAAACGTGTTAATCTAGTTACACTTTTTACAAACAGCCACGCCTCCATCCATGAAAAACGCCCTTCTTTATGTCGGTAAAGCCGTGATGTTCGGTCTGGTGATGGCCGCCGTCTTCCTGCTGGCCCAAAACTATTTGGGCAACGACCATGGCAAGCTGTTCAGCAGCCACGGCAACAGCGGCAGCGAACTCTCCTTTGCCCATGCCGTTCGCCGCGCCGCACCCGCGGTCGCCAATATCTACAACATCAGTATCGATCAACGTCAGCCGCTGACCAGCCAGGCCCTGCAAGGTCTGGGTTCCGGGGTCATCATGGACGAAGAAGGCTACATACTGACCAACTACCACGTTATTAAAAAGGCCGATCAAATTGTGATCACCCTGCAGGATGGTCGTCGCTTTCAGGCCGAAGTGGTGGGCTCAGATCCTGAAACCGATTTGAGCGTGCTGAAAATTGAAGGCGACAAGCTGCCTGTAGCGCCGCTGAACTTAAGCTCACTGCCACAGGTGGGCGATGTGGTGCTCGCTATTGGTAACCCCTATAACCTCGGGCAAACCATCACTCAGGGCATCATCAGTGCCACCGGCCGCAATGGTTTAAGCTCTGGCTATCAGGACTTTTTGCAAACCGATGCCGCCATTAACGCCGGGAACTCAGGTGGCGCCCTTATCGACACCAATGGCGATCTGATTGGGATCAACACAGCCGCGTTCCAGATTGGCGGCGAAGGTGGTGGTCATGGCATCAACTTCGCCATTCCCATTCGCCTTGCCTACTCCATCATGGGCAAACTGATTGATAATGGCAGGGTTATTCGTGGTGCACTGGGGATTTCGGGTGAAGCATTGACGCCCTTCCTGGCGCAGCTGCTGAATCTGCAGGATGTGACTGGCGTGCTGGTGACCGGGATAGACCGCAACGGTCCTGCGGCAGCTGCCAAGCTGTTGCCAAGGGATGTGATCATCGCCTACGCCGGCGAGAATGTGATAAGCGCCGAGATGCTGATGGACCGGATTGCCGAAACCAAACCCGGCTCAGAAGTGGAAATGACCATTATCCGCCAGGGCAAGCCGCAAAAGGTTATGGTAGTGATTGGCGAGAAGGTGTCGCAGTACAACTGATAAACTGCCGCAGCAGACGCGCTGTAAGCAAAACAAAAATGCCCGGCAAGTCCGGGCATTTGTTTGTTCAGTGCTCATAAAGGGTGAATTCACACTGACGATATTGGTACAACATGGATTTACAGTGCTGGGGCTCAGCTTTTATCCGTGGGGCTAGCCACATCGACCAGACGCACCCAAAACGCCATTTCCAAACACACACCCAGCGCCAGCAGCACCATGGATGGCATTTTGGCTCCGGCGAGATAACTGGCCAATGCGGCCATTAACAACAGCGCCGGCACCGCCCACCTTGCGATTTTCATCATATCCCTGACTCCGACTATCAAACTAAATCAATCAACCTTCCCACAACCATCCTATAACAAAAAAAACCGCCGGTCAAGGCGGTTTTCATTGCGAAAACATGAAGTTTACTTCATTCGGATGACCTGACCGCCGAGGCCCTTAAACTTATTTTCTATATGTTCATAGCCACGGTCGAGGTGGTAAATACGGTCAACCACAGTGGTGCCGTCGGCCATCAGACCGGCGATCACCAGACTGGCCGAAGCGCGCAGATCCGTTGCCATCACCTGAGCACCACTCAAACGCTCCACCCCGTGCACAATGCAGGTGTGACCTTCAAGCTCCATGTTCGCGCCCATACGCATCAGCTCAGGCACGTGCATAAAACGGTTCTCGAAGATGGTTTCAGTGATGGTGCCTGTGCCTTCAGCCAAACAGTTAAGCACACAAAACTGCGCCTGCATGTCGGTCGGGAACGCTGGATAGGGCGCGGTCTTGATATTGACCGCTTTCGGGCGCTGGCCCTTCATATCAAGCTCAATCCAATCGTCACCGGTGCGGATATCGGCGCCGGCGTCTTCCAGCTTGGCCAAAACGGCTTCCAGAGACGAAGGATCGGCATTGTCACAGCGGATGCTGCCACGGGTAACAGCAGCAGCCACCAGGAAGGTGCCGGTTTCGATACGGTCGGGCATTACCCGGTAATCACAGCCGCGCAGACGCTCAACGCCGGTGATTTTCAAAGTGGCAGTGCCAATACCGCTGATTTGAGCACCCATGGCAACCAGACAGTTGGCCAGGTCAATCACCTCAGGTTCGCGGGCGGCGTTTTCAATCACGGTCACGCCGTCGGCAAGCGCCGCTGCCATCAGCAGGTTTTCAGTCGCGCCCACGCTGACCATATCCATAAAGATATGTGCGCCTTTCAAGCGGCCATCCACCCGAGCCTTGATATAACCTTCTTTCACTTCGATTTTGGCGCCCATCTGCTCCAGACCATGCAGGTGCAGGTTCACAGGACGGGCACCGATGGCACAGCCACCGGGCAGGGACACATCGGCTTTACCAAAACGGGCAAGCAGCGGCCCGAGGATCAAAATCGAGGCCCGCATGGTTTTCACCAGATCGTAAGGGGCAACGAAGTGATCGATATTGGCGGTGTTGATGGCAATGCGATCGCCATCCTGAGTCACTTCAGCGCCAAGACAGCGCAGCAGCTTACAGCTGGTATCCACGTCGCGCAGGCTGGGTACGTTGGTCAGTACAAATTCGGATTCGGCCAACACCCCCGCCATCAAAATAGGCAGGGCGGCGTTTTTGGCTCCGGAAATAACAACACGTCCGGCAAGGGATCCGCCGGACTGAATAGCGAGTTTATCCACGGCGTTTCTCTTTAGAGTGACATATTGAAGACTTTTTCCCGCTTCCACTGAGTGGGGGTAAAAGTCTTGATAGACAGGGCGTGCAGGGCACCGCTGGTGATCTGCTCCATCAGAGGGGCATAAATGGCCTGTTGTTGCTTGATACGGCTCATGCCATCGAAGCATTCGCCAACGGCGATAACCTGATAATGGCTGCCATCTGTGGTGACATGTACTTCGTCGAGACCCAAAGCCTGGGTCAAAATTTCTTCAATCTGTTTGCAATCCATGAATGAACTGAACCTTAGTTGCGCTAGGCTTCTTCCACGAAGAAGGCTTCCAAATCGTACAGGGCGATCAGTTTAGCAAGCTGAGCGGAAGGTGACACCAACTGCAGCTTCTGGCCCCGGTTTTGGGCACGTTGCCACAATTCCAGCAAAAATGCGATACCGGCGCTGTCACTATAGGACAGTTGCCGCAAATCCAACCGGGTTGCCCCGGCGGGGATCAGCTCGTTGAGCCTGGGCCAGAGGTCGCGCACGACCCCATGGTCCAATCGCCCTGACACCTCACAGCGGTCAGCATTCAGGGTCAGACTGATCAATTTGCGGCCGCCTTGGTAGCGCGGCTCACCGGCGTGTTGGCCTTATCGTTGAGCATGGTAATCACATGCTCAATGCCTTTCTGGCGGATAAGACCTGTGATTTCTGACTGCTTGGATTGCAGCAAACTCACGCCCTCGGCCACCAAATCAAAGGCCTTCCAGGTGTCGTCTTTAAGGCGACGGGCCTTGAACAGCAGCTTAATGGGTGGACGGCCGTTTTCAATGATGCGAACGTTCACATCGACGATCTTTTCGTCGGTAAACTTGGCGCCCGGTGCGTACTCCACCGTTTGATTGGTGTACTCGGTAAAGGCCTGGGCGTAGGTAGTCACCAGATACGCCTCGAAGGCATCCACAAAGCGGTTGCGTTCATCTTCCGAGGTATCACGCAGATACTGGCCCAGCACCTTGTAAGAGGCGTAACGGTAGTCGATATAGGGCATCAACTCTTCGCGCACAATCACCTTGAGGTGGTTGGCATCGGCATCGATAAGCGCCTTATCAGCGTGAAAACGCTTGAAGGTTTTGTCGGCCACAACCTGGATCATCTCGTACGGATTGGTGCCATCCACAGGTTCGGCCTTGGCGGCCACTGCGGCAAAACAAAATACGCTTAATATCAGTGCAATGACTGTTCTGAACATCATGATTCTCCTGTTACTCCTTGGAACCCATGCTGTAGAGGAACTGCCCGATCAGGTCTTCCAGTACCAGAGCCGATTTGGTGTCGGCGATCCTGTCCCCATCTTTCAGCATGGCAATATCATCATCAACAAACCCCGGGGTTAAGCCGAGAAACTGCTCTCCAAGCAGGCCCGAGGTCAAAATCGACAGGCTGCTGGTGTCCGGAAAATTGCGGTAACGGCCATCCATCGACAGGGTTACCACGGCTACCAGACGCTCGGGATCCAGCTCGATATGGCTGACCCGGCCGACTACCACGCCGCCCACTTTCACCGGCGAGCGAACCTTGAGTCCACCCACGTTGGAGAAGCGTGCGTACAGGGTGTAATTGCTTTTACCCGCCTGCACATCGACGTTGGCTACTTTGAAAACCAACACCAGAAAGGCGGCTATCCCGGCAAGCAGGAAGAGCCCCACCCAAATCTCAACTTTCCGTGACAACATGCTAAAGTTTCACTCCTTGCAATTAGCTGAACGCCGGGTGTTACCCGAACATGAGGGCGGTCAGCAGAAAATCCAATGCCAGTACGGCAAGACTCGACTGCACAACGGTTGAGGTTGTGGCCTTGCTGATCCCTTCAGGATTGGGCACAACTTCATAACCGCGGTACAGGGCAATCCAGGTCACCACCAGGGCAAACACCAGGCTCTTAATCAAACAGTTTACTATGTCCTGACGCCACTCAACGGACGCCTGCAGAATCGACCAGAAGGCGCCATTGTCGATGCCTTTCCACTCAACCCCCACAATATGACCGCCCCAGATCCCAACGGCAGTAAACATCAGTGCCAGCAGCGGCATGCTGATCACACCAGCCCAGAACCGCGGCGCAATAATCTGTCGCAGCGGATCCACCGCCATCATCTCGAGGCTCGAAAGCTGCTCGGTACTTTTCATCAAACCGATTTCGGCGGTCAGCGCTGAACCTGCGCGGCCGGCAAACAGCAGCGCAGTGACCACGGGGCCAAGTTCCCGCAGCAAACTCAAGGCCACCATGGGACCCAGGCTTTCTTCGGTGCCGAAGTCCACCAAAATGGTGTAACCCTGCAGCGCCAATACCATGCCGATAAAGAGGCCTGAAACCAAAATGATCAGCAGCGACTGCACCCCAACCACATAGAGCTGCTTTACCAGCAGCGGCAGACCTTTGGCCGGCCGGGGCATCGCCACTACCGCGCCCCAGAGCATCAATCCTGCCCGGCCCATGCCGGACACCTGATTTATGGCGCCGCGCCCCAGGCGCGCAACTGCATCAATCAACGCCACCACAAAGCTCCTTCATATAATCTGCTGCCGGATAATGAAACGGCACAGGTCCATCGGGTTCACCACCAATAAACTGCCTCAGCTGCGGATTATCCGATGCCTTGAGTTCAGCCGGTGAGCCCTGGGCAATAATACGTTTATCCGCAATCACATACACATAGTCGGCGATACCAAGCACCTCGCCCACATCGTGGGAAACCACCACAGAGGTGAGACTGAGCGCATCGGACAATTCGCGGATAAGCTTTACCAGCACCCCCATAGAAATCGGGTCCTGACCGGCAAAGGGCTCATCGTACATCACCATTTCAGGCTCAAGCGCAATCGCCCGCGCCAGTGCAGCCCGGCGCTGCATACCGCCGGAAAGCTCGCTCGGCATCATCTGCGCTGCGCCGCGCAGGCCCACGGCTTCAAGCTTCATCAGCACAATGCGGCGAATAATGGCTTCATCCAACCCAGAGTGTTCACGCAGGGCAAAAGCCACGTTGTCGAATACGTTCATGTCGGTAAACAAGGCACCGCTCTGGAACAACATGCTCATACGTTTACGCAGGGCAAACAGTTCACTGCGGCTGATTTGATGGATATTGATACCATCAAACAGCACTTCGCCGCGGTCAGGCAATAACTGCCCGGCCATCAGCTTAAGCAATGTGGTTTTACCAATACCGCTCGGCCCCATGATGGCGGTCACCTTGCCACGGGGAATGCTCAGACTGATATCGTCATAAATGATGCGCTCACCGCGGCTGAAACCCAGATTGCGGATTTCCACCAAGGTGTCGACCTCGTGATTCATGATGGTTCCCTGATGTCTATGAAGTGATATTCGGCCATCCTGGCGCGCAACGGAAGAGGGGCAAATTGTACGGAATTGCCCTGATTGCGACAACCGCTTACACACTTCCCGCCCCGAATACTTTCAATTTGCCTGATTTCCAGCGAAAATGCGCCTTGGTATTCATGGATTTTGTCAATAAATGTTACTCAACGTGTTTATGCTTGTTGCAGGCTTGGCGGTACTGGTTTGGAGTGCTGACAAGTTTGTTTACGGCGCTGCCGCCTTCGCCCGTAATCTGGGTCTGCCCCCTATGCTGATTGGCCTGACTATCGTGGCCATGGGAAGTTCCGCCCCCGAAATGTTTGTTGCAGCCACCGCCTCTATGGACGGCATGCGCGACACCGCCGTGGGCAACGTGCTTGGCTCCAACGTCGCCAACATCACTCTGATTTTGGGTGTGACCGCCATGATAGGCGCCATTGCCGTCAGCTCGCAGACGCTGAAGCGGGAAATCCCGATGATGCTGGCTGCCACCGCACTGGCCGGTTATTTCCTCCATGACGGCGTGCTTGACCGTAACGAAGGCATTATTCTTGCCGTGGCCTTTTTTGCACTGATGGCCTATCTCATCTGGCACGCGCTGACCAACAAGGACCCGGATCCCCTTGCCGAGGAAGCCGATGAAGAAATTCCCCGTGATGTTCCTACCTCCAAGGCCTTGATTTGGCTGGTAGTGGGCATAATATTGCTGCCATTATCCGCCGATTGGATGGTGGACGGCGCCGTGGGCATTGCCAAGTATTATGGGCTGTCGGATCTGGTGATAGGCTTGACCATCATCGCCGTCGGCACCAGCCTGCCTGAGCTTGCGGCCTGTGTGGCCAGCGCGCTCAAGAAGGAAGACGACTTGGCCATAGGTAATATCGTCGGCTCCAACATGTTCAATATTCTGGCGGTGCTGGCACTGCCCGGACTCATCGCCCCCGGCGTAGTCGACGCCCAGGCCGTGACCCGCGACTTTTACATGGTGATGGCCACCAGTGTCGCGCTGGCCTTATTTGTGCTGATGAGCGGCAAAGACCGGGAACTCAAGCGCTGGCACGGCGCCATCTTCCTGGCAATTTTTATTGGTTATCAGTACGTGCTGTTCCAGGCACACTGATCCCTGGCCTGTCGGCTTGCGGCCGGCACAGACAGAGAGACAGATATGGTAGACAGAACGCAACTGCGCCAATGGGGCAGTAAGGTTATCGATGTAGAAAAGGCGGCCCTGGACAACCTGTACCAGTTTGTCGACAGCGACGCCTTTGCCGATGCCTGCGAGCTTATCCTCAACTGCACCGGCAAGGTGATTGTGATGGGCATGGGCAAGTCGGGCCACATTGGCAATAAGATTTCCGCCACCCTGGCCAGTACCGGCACCCCGGCCTTTTTTGTTCACCCGGGTGAAGCCAGCCATGGCGACCTTGGCGTGCTCAGCGAAAACGACATAGTGCTGGCCATTTCCAACTCAGGTGAGTCAGATGAAATCCTTACCCTGATGCCCGTTATGAAGCGTCGCAGCATTCCGGTTATCGCCATGACCGGCAAACCCGGCTCTACCATGGCCAAACACGCCAAGCTGCATCTGTGTATCCAGGTGCCGGAAGAGGCCTGTCCGCTCGGGCTCGCGCCCACATCCAGCACCACCGCCACCCTGGTGATGGGCGATGCCCTGGCCGTTGCGCTGCTGCAAGCCAAAGGCTTTACCAAGGATGATTTTGCCATGTCGCACCCAGGTGGCGCCCTGGGCCGCAAGCTGCTGCTGCATGTCAGCGATGTGATGCATCGCGGCGACGAGCTGCCTTTGGTACGCGACAATATCTGCATCACTGACGCCCTGTATGAGATCTCCAAAAAAGGTCTCGGCATGACCGCCATTGTCGATGCCGATGGCGCCTTGGTGGGCATTTTCACCGACGGCGATCTGCGCCGGGTGATTGATGCGCAAATCAATCTGCGCCAAACCAGCATTGCCGATGTGATGACCCGCAACTGCATCACCATCCCCGACAGCATTCTGGCTGCCGAGGCGCTGCAATTGATGGACGAGAAAAACATCAACGGCCTTATCGTGATTGACAGCCAACGCCGCCCGGTCGGTGCGCTCAATATGCTCGATATGGTCAAGGCGGGGGTTATCTGATGCGTGAAGGACTCTACGGCCCCATTGCCGAGGATATCTGGCACAAGGCAAGCCAAATCAAACTGCTGATTTGCGACGTGGACGGCGTCTTTTCCGACGGCCGCATTTACCTGGGCAATCAGGGCGAAGAGCTGAAAGCCTTCCACACCCGCGACGGCTATGGCGTTAAGGCGCTGCAGGGCGCCGGCATTGCGGTGGCGGTGATCACCGGCCGCAACTCCACCATAGTGCAAAACCGCATGACAGCGCTGGGTGTAAAACACATCTATCAGGGTATCGACGATAAATTTGTGCCCTACAAAGAGCTGCTGAGCCTGTATAACGTCAGCCCGGCCGAAGTGGCTTATATCGGCGATGACATGGTCGATCTGCCGGTGATGAAAGCCGTAGGCCTTGGGGTTTGTGTGGCCGATGGCCATCCATTTGTGGCCAGCAATGCCGACATGCTGACTTATCTGCCGGGCGGCCGCGGCGCCCTGCGCGAGCTTGCCGACCTGCTGCTGATGAGCCAGGACAAGTTCGACTCAGCCCACGGGATGAGCGTATGAACCGGGTGACCCTGGCCATTATCCTGCTGTTTGGTACGGCGCTGGCGCTGTATTGGCAGGTGCAAAGCAAAAAGGCAAGCCAGCCCCAGCCTACAGCTACGGTGCAAAAGCCCGATTATGTGGCCACCGACCTTCGCAGTATCAGCTACGACAGCGAAGGCAAACTCGAAAGCCGGGTGAGCGCTTCCTACATGGAGCACTTCGAAGGCAATGCCCAGACCCTGTTCACCCAACCGGTGTACACCTTGTTTCCACAAGATGGTAAAGGCGAGTGGCGTCTCAGTGCCAAAATCGGCAGACTGGACAAAGCAAGCGACAGAGTCATGCTGGAGCAGGACGTGCTGATTGAAGCTATCAGTTTCAACGAGCCACTGCAGCAGCTCAATACCAGTTATCTGGAACTGGATCTCAAGACCATGATCCTGACTTCCGAACAAGAGATTTTAATCAGCGGCAATAACTTCCATATGAGTGGCGTCGGCCTGCATGCCGACCTCAATGCGCAGGAAGTGAAGCTTTTAAGCAAGATTAAGGGAACCTATGAACCTCAATAAGTCGCTTCTTTTGGTGCTGCTGTGTACCTGCAGCGCCCTGGCGCAGGCCAACACCAAATTCGATTTAACTCAGGAAGTGAAAATCGCGGCAGCCAACAGCTACGCCGATTTGAAAAACAAACGCATCGTCTACGAAGGCCCGGTAACCCTGACCCAGGGCAGTTTGGTGCTCAAAGCCGACGAACTCAGCTCCTACACAGATGAGAAGACCGGCAAGCGGATCCTGCTCGCCAAGGGCAAGCCAGCCACCTACAGCCAGCAGGTGGAAGATGGCCGCACAGTGCAGGCCAGCGCCAACGAAATCAGCTACAACATCGACAGCCGCATCATGGGCCTCAAGGGCAGCGCCGAAGTCGAGCAGGATGGCAGTAAGGTCAGCGCCGACTCCATCGTCTACGACATCGAAAAGCAGCAGCTCAG
It encodes the following:
- a CDS encoding DegQ family serine endoprotease, whose protein sequence is MKAKLSLVSAAILGATLTLGTLPAYASLPMAVDGQQLPSLAPMLEKTTPAVVSVAVSGTHVSKQRVPDVFRYFFGPNAPQEQVRERPFRGLGSGVIIDADKGYIVTNNHVIDGADTIQIGLLDGREFEAKLIGSDSESDIALLQIKADKLTEIKSADSDAIHVGDFAVAIGNPFGLGQTVTSGIVSALGRSGLGIEMLENFIQTDAAINSGNSGGALVNLRGELIGINTAIVAPGGGNVGIGFAIPANMMHSLVDQIIEHGEVRRGVLGISGRELDSKLAEGFGLDSQHGAFVNEVMPDSAADDAGIKAGDIIVSVNDRKIKSFQELRAKIGTLGAGAKVELGLIRDGKEKTVKVTLGEASEQTAAADELHPQLAGAKLESSSSGVEITDIAEGSPAALSGLRKGDIIVGVNRTPVKDLKALKEQLKEQDGAAALKVMRGKSMRYLVLR
- the degS gene encoding outer membrane-stress sensor serine endopeptidase DegS, which produces MKNALLYVGKAVMFGLVMAAVFLLAQNYLGNDHGKLFSSHGNSGSELSFAHAVRRAAPAVANIYNISIDQRQPLTSQALQGLGSGVIMDEEGYILTNYHVIKKADQIVITLQDGRRFQAEVVGSDPETDLSVLKIEGDKLPVAPLNLSSLPQVGDVVLAIGNPYNLGQTITQGIISATGRNGLSSGYQDFLQTDAAINAGNSGGALIDTNGDLIGINTAAFQIGGEGGGHGINFAIPIRLAYSIMGKLIDNGRVIRGALGISGEALTPFLAQLLNLQDVTGVLVTGIDRNGPAAAAKLLPRDVIIAYAGENVISAEMLMDRIAETKPGSEVEMTIIRQGKPQKVMVVIGEKVSQYN
- the murA gene encoding UDP-N-acetylglucosamine 1-carboxyvinyltransferase, producing MDKLAIQSGGSLAGRVVISGAKNAALPILMAGVLAESEFVLTNVPSLRDVDTSCKLLRCLGAEVTQDGDRIAINTANIDHFVAPYDLVKTMRASILILGPLLARFGKADVSLPGGCAIGARPVNLHLHGLEQMGAKIEVKEGYIKARVDGRLKGAHIFMDMVSVGATENLLMAAALADGVTVIENAAREPEVIDLANCLVAMGAQISGIGTATLKITGVERLRGCDYRVMPDRIETGTFLVAAAVTRGSIRCDNADPSSLEAVLAKLEDAGADIRTGDDWIELDMKGQRPKAVNIKTAPYPAFPTDMQAQFCVLNCLAEGTGTITETIFENRFMHVPELMRMGANMELEGHTCIVHGVERLSGAQVMATDLRASASLVIAGLMADGTTVVDRIYHLDRGYEHIENKFKGLGGQVIRMK
- a CDS encoding BolA family protein, with the protein product MDCKQIEEILTQALGLDEVHVTTDGSHYQVIAVGECFDGMSRIKQQQAIYAPLMEQITSGALHALSIKTFTPTQWKREKVFNMSL
- a CDS encoding STAS domain-containing protein — encoded protein: MISLTLNADRCEVSGRLDHGVVRDLWPRLNELIPAGATRLDLRQLSYSDSAGIAFLLELWQRAQNRGQKLQLVSPSAQLAKLIALYDLEAFFVEEA
- a CDS encoding MlaC/ttg2D family ABC transporter substrate-binding protein; its protein translation is MFRTVIALILSVFCFAAVAAKAEPVDGTNPYEMIQVVADKTFKRFHADKALIDADANHLKVIVREELMPYIDYRYASYKVLGQYLRDTSEDERNRFVDAFEAYLVTTYAQAFTEYTNQTVEYAPGAKFTDEKIVDVNVRIIENGRPPIKLLFKARRLKDDTWKAFDLVAEGVSLLQSKQSEITGLIRQKGIEHVITMLNDKANTPVSRATKAAAN
- the mlaD gene encoding outer membrane lipid asymmetry maintenance protein MlaD, translating into MLSRKVEIWVGLFLLAGIAAFLVLVFKVANVDVQAGKSNYTLYARFSNVGGLKVRSPVKVGGVVVGRVSHIELDPERLVAVVTLSMDGRYRNFPDTSSLSILTSGLLGEQFLGLTPGFVDDDIAMLKDGDRIADTKSALVLEDLIGQFLYSMGSKE
- the mlaE gene encoding lipid asymmetry maintenance ABC transporter permease subunit MlaE, whose protein sequence is MGRAGLMLWGAVVAMPRPAKGLPLLVKQLYVVGVQSLLIILVSGLFIGMVLALQGYTILVDFGTEESLGPMVALSLLRELGPVVTALLFAGRAGSALTAEIGLMKSTEQLSSLEMMAVDPLRQIIAPRFWAGVISMPLLALMFTAVGIWGGHIVGVEWKGIDNGAFWSILQASVEWRQDIVNCLIKSLVFALVVTWIALYRGYEVVPNPEGISKATTSTVVQSSLAVLALDFLLTALMFG
- the mlaF gene encoding phospholipid ABC transporter ATP-binding protein MlaF; its protein translation is MNHEVDTLVEIRNLGFSRGERIIYDDISLSIPRGKVTAIMGPSGIGKTTLLKLMAGQLLPDRGEVLFDGINIHQISRSELFALRKRMSMLFQSGALFTDMNVFDNVAFALREHSGLDEAIIRRIVLMKLEAVGLRGAAQMMPSELSGGMQRRAALARAIALEPEMVMYDEPFAGQDPISMGVLVKLIRELSDALSLTSVVVSHDVGEVLGIADYVYVIADKRIIAQGSPAELKASDNPQLRQFIGGEPDGPVPFHYPAADYMKELCGGVD
- a CDS encoding calcium/sodium antiporter is translated as MLLNVFMLVAGLAVLVWSADKFVYGAAAFARNLGLPPMLIGLTIVAMGSSAPEMFVAATASMDGMRDTAVGNVLGSNVANITLILGVTAMIGAIAVSSQTLKREIPMMLAATALAGYFLHDGVLDRNEGIILAVAFFALMAYLIWHALTNKDPDPLAEEADEEIPRDVPTSKALIWLVVGIILLPLSADWMVDGAVGIAKYYGLSDLVIGLTIIAVGTSLPELAACVASALKKEDDLAIGNIVGSNMFNILAVLALPGLIAPGVVDAQAVTRDFYMVMATSVALALFVLMSGKDRELKRWHGAIFLAIFIGYQYVLFQAH
- a CDS encoding KpsF/GutQ family sugar-phosphate isomerase; the encoded protein is MVDRTQLRQWGSKVIDVEKAALDNLYQFVDSDAFADACELILNCTGKVIVMGMGKSGHIGNKISATLASTGTPAFFVHPGEASHGDLGVLSENDIVLAISNSGESDEILTLMPVMKRRSIPVIAMTGKPGSTMAKHAKLHLCIQVPEEACPLGLAPTSSTTATLVMGDALAVALLQAKGFTKDDFAMSHPGGALGRKLLLHVSDVMHRGDELPLVRDNICITDALYEISKKGLGMTAIVDADGALVGIFTDGDLRRVIDAQINLRQTSIADVMTRNCITIPDSILAAEALQLMDEKNINGLIVIDSQRRPVGALNMLDMVKAGVI
- the kdsC gene encoding 3-deoxy-manno-octulosonate-8-phosphatase KdsC, with product MREGLYGPIAEDIWHKASQIKLLICDVDGVFSDGRIYLGNQGEELKAFHTRDGYGVKALQGAGIAVAVITGRNSTIVQNRMTALGVKHIYQGIDDKFVPYKELLSLYNVSPAEVAYIGDDMVDLPVMKAVGLGVCVADGHPFVASNADMLTYLPGGRGALRELADLLLMSQDKFDSAHGMSV
- the lptC gene encoding LPS export ABC transporter periplasmic protein LptC, whose product is MNRVTLAIILLFGTALALYWQVQSKKASQPQPTATVQKPDYVATDLRSISYDSEGKLESRVSASYMEHFEGNAQTLFTQPVYTLFPQDGKGEWRLSAKIGRLDKASDRVMLEQDVLIEAISFNEPLQQLNTSYLELDLKTMILTSEQEILISGNNFHMSGVGLHADLNAQEVKLLSKIKGTYEPQ